One part of the Solanum dulcamara chromosome 8, daSolDulc1.2, whole genome shotgun sequence genome encodes these proteins:
- the LOC129899229 gene encoding polypyrimidine tract-binding protein homolog 2-like isoform X5 has protein sequence MTHALSVLMFYTCRPKSRIYLQWQLIASGERAHVFSAFGFVHKITTFEKTAGFQALVQFSDAETATSAKDALDGRSIPRYLIPELGPCSLKITYSAHTDLSVKFQSHRSRDYTNPLLPVASSAIDANGQISVGLDGKKLEPESNVLLASIENMQYAVTLDVLHTVFSAFGAVLKIAMFDKNGEVQALIQYPDVQTAVVAKEALEGHSIYEGGFCKLHISYSRHTDLSIKVNNDRSRDYTIPNVPMMNSQPPMINSQPLVMGQQPPSVGGPGVHPYNGPTQYAPAPHGLGAPQHSAGWNSPVGAAPPQMPMQMHNHHYSMPASGPPQMGPGMMPMHGQNGLPHCGGMPPYRPQ, from the exons GTGTTCTCAGCTTTTGGATTTGTCCATAAGATTACTACATTTGAGAAAACTGCTGGATTCCAG GCTCTAGTGCAATTTTCTGATGCAGAAACTGCCACTTCTGCAAAGGATGCCCTTGATGGAAGAAGCATTCCCAG GTATTTGATTCCAGAACTGGGACCTTGCTCCCTCAAAATAACATATTCTGCACATACTGATCTGAGTGTGAAGTTTCAGAGTCATCGTAGCAG GGACTACACCAATCCTCTCCTTCCTGTTGCTTCCTCAGCCATTGATGCAAATGGTCAG ATCAGTGTGGGTTTAGATGGGAAGAAGCTGGAGCCTGAGAGTAATGTTCTTCTAGCTTCCATTGAGAACATGCAATATGCTGTAACCTTGGATGTCCTACACACG GTATTTTCAGCTTTCGGCGCTGTGCTAAAGATTGCAATGTTTGATAAGAATGGTGAGGTtcaggctctgatacaataTCCTG ATGTGCAGACAGCAGTTGTTGCAAAGGAAGCTTTAGAAGGACATTCCATCTATGAAGGAGGATTTTGTAAGCTTCATATCTCCTACTCTCGCCACACTGATCTCAGTATAAAG GTGAATAATGATCGCAGCAGAGATTATACAATCCCGAATGTCCCTATGATGAACTCTCAACCTCCTATGATAAACTCTCAACCCTTGGTCATGGGGCAGCAACCACCTTCAGTAGGAGGTCCAGGTGTTCATCCATACAATGGGCCTACACAATATGCCCCAGCTCCTCATGGACTTGGTGCACCTCAGCATTCAGCAGGCTGGAACTCACCTGTTGGTGCCGCGCCTCCACAAATGCCGATGCAGATGCACAATCACCATTACTCTATGCCAGCAAGTGGACCTCCTCAAATGGGTCCTGGGATGATGCCAATGCATGGACAGAACGGCCTACCACATTGCGGTGGAATGCCTCCTTATCGTCCACAATAG
- the LOC129899229 gene encoding polypyrimidine tract-binding protein homolog 2-like isoform X6, which yields MTHALSVLMFYTWPKSRIYLQWQLIASGERAHVFSAFGFVHKITTFEKTAGFQALVQFSDAETATSAKDALDGRSIPRYLIPELGPCSLKITYSAHTDLSVKFQSHRSRDYTNPLLPVASSAIDANGQISVGLDGKKLEPESNVLLASIENMQYAVTLDVLHTVFSAFGAVLKIAMFDKNGEVQALIQYPDVQTAVVAKEALEGHSIYEGGFCKLHISYSRHTDLSIKVNNDRSRDYTIPNVPMMNSQPPMINSQPLVMGQQPPSVGGPGVHPYNGPTQYAPAPHGLGAPQHSAGWNSPVGAAPPQMPMQMHNHHYSMPASGPPQMGPGMMPMHGQNGLPHCGGMPPYRPQ from the exons GTGTTCTCAGCTTTTGGATTTGTCCATAAGATTACTACATTTGAGAAAACTGCTGGATTCCAG GCTCTAGTGCAATTTTCTGATGCAGAAACTGCCACTTCTGCAAAGGATGCCCTTGATGGAAGAAGCATTCCCAG GTATTTGATTCCAGAACTGGGACCTTGCTCCCTCAAAATAACATATTCTGCACATACTGATCTGAGTGTGAAGTTTCAGAGTCATCGTAGCAG GGACTACACCAATCCTCTCCTTCCTGTTGCTTCCTCAGCCATTGATGCAAATGGTCAG ATCAGTGTGGGTTTAGATGGGAAGAAGCTGGAGCCTGAGAGTAATGTTCTTCTAGCTTCCATTGAGAACATGCAATATGCTGTAACCTTGGATGTCCTACACACG GTATTTTCAGCTTTCGGCGCTGTGCTAAAGATTGCAATGTTTGATAAGAATGGTGAGGTtcaggctctgatacaataTCCTG ATGTGCAGACAGCAGTTGTTGCAAAGGAAGCTTTAGAAGGACATTCCATCTATGAAGGAGGATTTTGTAAGCTTCATATCTCCTACTCTCGCCACACTGATCTCAGTATAAAG GTGAATAATGATCGCAGCAGAGATTATACAATCCCGAATGTCCCTATGATGAACTCTCAACCTCCTATGATAAACTCTCAACCCTTGGTCATGGGGCAGCAACCACCTTCAGTAGGAGGTCCAGGTGTTCATCCATACAATGGGCCTACACAATATGCCCCAGCTCCTCATGGACTTGGTGCACCTCAGCATTCAGCAGGCTGGAACTCACCTGTTGGTGCCGCGCCTCCACAAATGCCGATGCAGATGCACAATCACCATTACTCTATGCCAGCAAGTGGACCTCCTCAAATGGGTCCTGGGATGATGCCAATGCATGGACAGAACGGCCTACCACATTGCGGTGGAATGCCTCCTTATCGTCCACAATAG
- the LOC129899336 gene encoding cyclic nucleotide-gated ion channel 1-like has protein sequence MNHRQEEFSRFQDWKSEKTSEGNFHAKDGVHRSKVVIAANELYKGLEPGKWRAKSIIQAVKSSLSGFVEENLGSNKNILDPQGPFLQKWNKIFVLSCVIAISLDPLFLYIPLIDNDNKCLGLNRTLEVTASVLRSFTDIFYFLHIALQFRTGFIAPSSRVFGRGVLVEDAWEIAKRYLSTYFLIDILAVLPLPQVVILIIIPKLRGARSLNTKNLLKSVVFFQYIPRVLRVYPLYTEVTRTSGIFTETAWAGAAFNLFLYMLASHVLGAFWYLFSIERETTCWKQACGNSSACRHASLYCDDDHTRFKTLLNTSCPIETPNTTLFDFGMFLDALQSDVVGSMNFPQKFFYCFWWGLQNLSSLGQNLQTSTYVWEICFAVFISISGLVLFAFLIGNMQTCLQSSTMRLEEMRVKRRDAEQWMSHRLLPENLKERIRRYEQYKWQETRGVEEENLIHNLPKDLRRDIKSHLCLALLMRVPMFEKMDEQLLDALCDRLKPVLYTEDSFIVREGDPVGAMLFVMRGKLLSVTTNGGRTGFFNSEYLKAGDFCGEELLTWALDPHSSTNLPISTRTAQALSEVEAFALVADDLKFVASQFRRLHSKQLRHTFRFYSGHWRTWAACFIQAAWRNYCRKKVEESLRVEESRLQDALAKEGSSSPSFGATIYASRFAANALRALRRNTANKARVPDRISPILLQKPTEPDFTAEDK, from the exons ATGAATCACCGACAAGAGGAGTTTTCCAG ATTTCAGGATTGGAAATCAGAGAAAACCTCTGAAGGAAATTTTCATGCTAAGGATGGAGTGCACCGAAGTAAAGTTGTAATAGCTGCTAACGAATTATATAAAGGCTTGGAACCTGGTAAATGGAGGGCCAAAAGCATAATACAAGCCGTAAAATCTAGTTTAAGTGGTTTTGTGGAAGAAAACTTGGGATCCAACAAGAACATACTTGATCCTCAAGGACCTTTTCTTCAAAAGTGGAACAAAATATTTGTATTATCCTGTGTAATTGCGATCTCCTTGGATCCTTTGTTCCTTTACATTCCATTGATTGATAATGACAACAAATGTCTGGGGTTAAACAGAACATTGGAGGTTACAGCTAGTGTTTTGCGTTCTTTTACTGATATATTTTACTTTCTTCATATTGCCCTTCAATTTCGAACTGGTTTCATTGCTCCTTCTTCACGTGTATTTGGAAGAGGTGTTTTAGTTGAAGATGCTTGGGAGATTGCAAAGAGATACTTGTCCACGTACTTCTTGATCGATATTCTTGCAGTTCTTCCACTACCACAG GTtgtaattttaattataatccCTAAGTTGCGGGGTGCAAGATCTTTGAATACCAAGAATTTGCTGAAGTCTGTTGTCTTTTTCCAATATATTCCAAGGGTCCTTCGAGTTTATCCTTTATATACGGAAGTCACAAGAACATCTGGCATATTCACTGAAACAGCATGGGCTGGAGCTGCTTTCAATCTCTTCCTCTATATGCTTGCGAGCCAT GTACTTGGAGCCTTTTGGTATCTGTTTTCTATAGAACGTGAAACTACTTGCTGGAAACAAGCTTGTGGAAATTCCTCTGCCTGTCGTCATGCCTCATTATATTGTGATGATGATCATACGAGATTTAAAACGTTGCTGAATACTTCCTGCCCTATAGAGACACCAAACACAACGCTCTTTGATTTTGGGATGTTCCTTGACGCTCTCCAATCAGATGTTGTGGGATCAATGAATTTTCCACAGAAGTTCTTTTATTGTTTCTGGTGGGGTTTACAAAATTTAAG TTCCCTTGGTCAAAACCTCCAAACAAGTACCTACGTATGGGAAATTTGCTTTGCAGTTTTCATTTCCATCTCCGGCCTGGTGCTATTTGCCTTTCTCATTGGAAATATGCAG ACATGTCTGCAGTCCTCAACAATGAGACTAGAGGAGATGAGGGTGAAAAGGCGAGATGCAGAACAGTGGATGTCACATCGGTTACTCCCTGAGAACCTCAAAGAGAGAATTAGACGCTATGAGCAATACAAGTGGCAGGAAACAAGGGGTGTTGAGGAAGAGAATCTGATTCACAACCTTCCCAAAGACCTCAGAAGAGATATAAAGAGTCATCTTTGTTTAGCTTTACTCATGAGA GTGCCAATGTTTGAAAAAATGGATGAACAACTCTTGGATGCATTATGTGACCGACTCAAGCCAGTGCTCTACACCGAGGACAGCTTCATTGTTCGCGAAGGTGATCCAGTTGGTGCGATGCTGTTTGTAATGAGGGGGAAACTACTATCTGTAACCACTAATGGAGGGAGGACAGGTTTTTTTAACTCCGAGTATCTAAAAGCTGGTGATTTCTGTGGAGAGGAGTTACTTACTTGGGCTCTTGACCCTCATTCATCAACTAACTTACCTATCTCAACCCGAACTGCTCAAGCACTCTCAGAAGTTGAAGCATTTGCTTTAGTGGCTGATGATTTAAAGTTTGTGGCCTCTCAGTTTCGAAGACTTCACAGTAAGCAGCTCCGCCATACTTTCAGGTTTTACTCAGGTCATTGGAGAACTTGGGCAGCTTGCTTCATACAAGCAGCATGGCGCAATTATTGCAGGAAGAAGGTAGAGGAGTCTCTTCGTGTAGAAGAAAGCAGGTTGCAAGATGCATTAGCGAAGGAAGGTTCCAGTTCACCAAGTTTTGGTGCTACCATCTATGCATCAAGATTTGCTGCTAATGCACTTCGCGCTCTGCGGCGCAATACTGCAAACAAAGCAAGGGTGCCAGACAGGATATCACCCATTCTGCTTCAGAAACCAACAGAGCCAGATTTTACTGCTGAAGATAAATAA